One genomic region from Salvia hispanica cultivar TCC Black 2014 chromosome 2, UniMelb_Shisp_WGS_1.0, whole genome shotgun sequence encodes:
- the LOC125204399 gene encoding ribonuclease MRP protein subunit POP4-like, giving the protein MEDQRRRTLEALERRFAQHKSKKRPAEDKKTFFVSLPVNKPLSISSSKKDTEVNEPAYLKLSHSVHENLLPNGVQVSEGCILECRKEQLAQCFLNVDLHGAIILVVRCKTAAYVGLRGIMVRETKETFGIVSQDSKFKVVPKKISVFMLEANHWKITLHGDKLVSRNLVQ; this is encoded by the exons ATGGAAGACCAAAGGAGGCGTACCCTGGAAGCTCTAGAGAGACGATTTGCTCAACACAAGAGCAAGAAAAGGCCAGCTGAAGataagaaaacattttttgtATCTTTGCCTGTCAATAAGCCCCTCTCCATATCTTCATCTAAAAAAG ATACAGAAGTAAATGAGCCTGCCTACTTGAAGCTTTCTCACTCTGTTCATGAAAACTTGCTACCAAATGGTGTACAA GTTTCTGAAG GTTGTATTCTTGAATGCAGGAAAGAACAGTTGGCTCAGTGCTTCCTTAATGTCGACCTACACGGTGCAATCATTTTAG TTGTTCGGTGTAAAACTGCTGCCTACGTTGGGTTACGTGGCATCATGGTTCGAGAAACTAAAGAAACATTTGGAATTGTTTCTCAGGACAGCAAATTCAAAG TGGTGCCCAAAAaaatttctgtttttatgCTCGAAGCAAATCACTGGAAGATTACACTACATGGAGATAAACTTGTATCCAGAAACTTggttcaataa